In Entelurus aequoreus isolate RoL-2023_Sb linkage group LG02, RoL_Eaeq_v1.1, whole genome shotgun sequence, one genomic interval encodes:
- the LOC133665251 gene encoding uncharacterized protein LOC133665251, whose amino-acid sequence MAAGLVTTRCRNQENGEQDNPGLQPLCSDCAMKRTDLAFEGEGHLPAAFLTISSKCTVLWAVLFTWFHFNSVFCPSSLLDWDEVKHLVNWCRTNNLVLNVDKIKEIIVDFRRHQSSHTQLFINGTAVEMVSSPKFLGVQITDNITWSLHTGALVKRAQQRMHFLRRMKRAQLPPPVLTTFYTGTIESLLTNCMSVWTGACSASDWKSLQRVVRTAEKIIRTPLPPIQEIAKSRCLTRAQKICRDSSPPHQGLFSLLDSRKSFFPQAIRLLNAS is encoded by the exons GACAATCCTGGCCTGCAGCCGCTCTGCTCCGACTGCGCCATGAAGCGGACAGACTTAGCGTTTGAGGGTGAGG GCCATCTTCCAGCCGcttttctgaccatctcttcaaaatgcaccgttttgtgggcggtcttattcacgtggttccacttcaacagcgtcttctgcccatcatctttgttgGACTG ggatgaggtgaaacatctggttaattggtgcagaaccaacaacctggtcctgaacgtcgacaagatcaaggagatcatcgtcgacttcaggaggcaccagtccagccacactcaactcttcatcaacggcacagcagtggagatggtaagcagccccaagttcctgggggtgcagataactgacaatataacctggtccctacacaccggagctcttgtaaaaagagctcagcagcgcatgcactttttgcgtcggatgaaaagagcacagctccctccccccgttctcaccacattctacacaggcactatagagagcctactgaccaactgcatgtctgtctggactggagcctgcagtgcctcagactggaagtctctccagagagtggtgaggacggcggaaaagatcatcaggactcctcttcctcctatccaggagatcgcaaaaagccgctgcctgaccagggctcagaaaatctgtagagactcttccccaccccaccaaggactgttttcactgctggactctagaaagagctttttccctcaggccataagactcttgaacgcatcataa